In Dehalococcoidales bacterium, the sequence AGCCTGTTAAATAGTCCTGGCGTGACGGACGTCGCGCAACACGGAACCCCCGCGAGCCCCCCGCCTGGCGGGGGGCTCGCCTCTTTTCACAGAAAGCCCGCCTCCCACCATCATTGCTGCGCCACTGTAGTCAATGGCACGCCACTGTAGTCAATGGCACGCCACTGTAGTCAGTGGCGCACAACCTCTCTCTTCTCTACCTCTCCCTCTCGTAAAGGAAGATTGAGAGGGGACTCTCCTATGCTATTCCCGAAATCATTACCCTGGTAACACCCCTCTCTATAAGGTGCAAATAACGCCTGCCTACAGACTAGCCCCCACACCGTTTTGGGGTGTCAAAGAGGGGGCGTCCCTCAGAAGGGACGGAACCCTTTGAAGGGGGCTTTCAAAGGGGTGTCTCCCTTGACCCGTTCTTCTGCCCATGCGAGACTGTGGTCACAGTCTCCTTCCCAACCATAGCCCAGGCAAACACCAGCCTTTAAGGTGCGAATGAACCCTGCCGACAACCTATCCCCACACCGTTTGGGGGTGTCAAGAGGGGTGTAACCCCTTTGAAGGGGGATTTCAAGGGGGTACCCCCCTTGACGTAGCCATACCCTTCACTGGAACTGTCCCCCCTGATTTGGCTCCCACACCCTCCAGGGAGGAATAGAGTCACAAACACAAGCCCGTCTCTGCCCATCTACTTACCATATCTACTTCTGAGTAGACATAACACGAAAAACAAATCACGCCTGGCTAGCCTCGAATTGTTTCCCGGATTTTTTATCTCTGGCACTTTTCTGTCCTTTCGCCTGTAGCTCCCGCCACCCCCCTCCCTTCCTTGACTTCATCCCGCCACGAATGTAAAATGCAGCCTATGGCGGACACACGCAGTCGCCGCATTAAGACCAGGGAATTCCTAACAGTGCTGGCTATATTCCTGTTGCCGGGACTGCTGTTCTTCGTTCCGTCTACCGGCCTGGCGGCTGCCATAGAAGAGGTCCGGTGGTGCCAGGTTGGTATTCCCGCCGAAGGGGAATCGGGCAGCTGGGTACTCGCCAGTGGCGCCGACACCAGGCACCTGGCCAGGACCACCGAAGGCACCCTCTACTGCTATGCCACTCCCACAGGAACAGCCCACCGTCTATTCAAATCCGGTGATGGTGGAGTTCACTGGTCACAGACTGGCGGTGTGCAGGACACCATAATCGATATCATCACCGTCCCGGGCGATGCCAGTATCCTCTACTACGCCACCAGTTCAATCGTATACAAGTCCACCGACGCCGGCGTCAGCTTTGTCCCGTTGCCGGCAAACCCAGGCGGCAGCGGTAGTAACAACCTGGAAATTGCCTCTATTGACATCACCGGACCAGGCACCGCCAAACTGGTAGCCGTCGGTACCAGAGACACCGATGCCACGGAGTACGGAGGTGTCTTCATCCTGGACGAAAACGACCTTCCGTCTGGCTGGGTGAACACCGATATCGGTAACTATGATGTCTCCTGCATCGCCTTCTCCCCCCGCTTCACCGATGACGGCCAGCTCCTTGCCGTGGCCAGTGACGAGACGGACAGCTTCGTTCTTGCCAGGATTGCCGGCGAAAACTGGGGCGCAACAATAAGCGGCACGACAGTTCCGGGTGTGGTGCCGGCATCAGCAGCAATTGCCTTCCCCGATGACTATCAAGCGCTTGCCGAAGGCGGGTCTCTATTCATCGGGATAGACACTGACAGTGACGGCGGCGATGTTTACCGGATAAGCCTGGTTGTCGGCAGCCTGACAACCACCGACCTGGATATTGGCTCTGCCTCCGGTCTGGCCGGTGTGGATGTTACCAGTCTTGAAGTTGCCGGTAATACCGCCGATGCCAGCTTGCTCGCCGGTGCTGCCGGGAGTGCGGAGGTCTACATCAGCACCGATGACGGCCTTAACTGGACAACCAGTACCAGAAACCCCACCGGACAGTCCACCACCCATATCCTCCTACTTCCCGGTTTCAGCACCAGTGGAGAAGCCTTCGCCGTCACCAGTGGTACGGAGAGTGCCTTTTCCCGCACCAGGGACGGAGGCATTACGTGGCAGCAGGTAAGCCTGATAGATACGGCAATGAGCACCATCATCGACGTAGCGGTATCTCCCCGCCACTGGCAGGACAAGACCCTGTTCATGGTGACCCATGACGCCCAGCATACCGTGCAGAGCCTGTGGCGGAGCGTGACCGATGGGGCCTCCTGGGAAAGGCTACTCAGCAGCAGCGATGCCGGGGTCGATGAAATCCGCAAAGTGGTGGCCTCCGGCGAATACAGCGGTGGCAATCAGGTGGTATTCCTTACCGGTATGGGTAACGGCAACCCCACCGTCTGGAAATCAACGGATAACGGCACAACATTTGCGCCGTTTCCTGCCCCTCTAACCGTCGATACCTGGGCTACCACGGGCAACTCTCTCTTCATTACCGGATACGACGGCAGCAAGGGACGGGTCTACCGTTTCGACGGTACCAGCTTCCTGCCTCCCTCCGGAGCCGCCACGGGCAGCCAGCCGCTGGCCTCCCTGGCTGTTTCACCGGGCTACGAGTATGACCTGACGATATTGGCAGGTAATGCCACCGGACAGGTGTACTGGTCACGCGATGGCGGGGCCAGTTTCGTCCCGCTGGGCCAGCAGTTACCGTTGGTCAACGGCACTGGCGAAGTCTGCGTTGCTTTTCACCCCACATTCAATAGCAACGGGGCTATCTATGCCACCGGCAGGGCCGTGGTCAGTGCCGGGGATGATGAGCGCATCTTCCGCTTTGTCGTCGGCAGGGACGACCTCTGGCAAGCCATAAACAGCACCCTGCCGGAGAATACCATTATCGGGCAGGTAGCCATAACATCCATTCATTCGCTCTCTACCACCGACACGCTCTATGCCATCGACTCGCAACCGGTGGATGCGACTGGGAACAAAGGGGGCATGGAACGCTCACTCAACCCCACGTTTCCCCTGAACCAGACCTTCGAGACGGTAACCCTCGGACTTGATGATGACGCCAAACTGGACGGACTCTGGACGTGCGGCAACCGGCTGTGGTCGGTTGACAGCCAGAACACCAGGCTGATGACCTATATTGACACGATGTGCATACCGGTAGTCTCGGCCTCACCGAACGATAAGGCCCCAGGGGTGAATACGGATAATGTCACCCTTGTGTGGGCAGGACCGCAAGGGACGACACAGTACCAGTGGCAGATTGACTACGACGACAACTTCTCCAGCGTCCCCGAAGGCTTTGAGGGCAATACCAGCGCCACCTCTGTCCGGCTGCCGACTCTACAACCGGACACCACCTACCACTGGCGGGTGAGGGCCAGCAAGCCGGTGCTGAGCCCGTGGTCAGCCAGGTTGTCGTTCACCACCATTCTCGGGCGTACTGTCAGCGCCCTGGAGTTGCTCAGTCCCCAGGCCGGTGCCCGCGAAGTCCCACAGAAACCGGTCTTCCAGTGGGACGCTATCGGAGGCGCGGAAGGCTACGAACTGCTGGTATCAACGGACATCCTCTTCACGAAACTGGTGGTAATGAAAGACGGCGCGGATGCCCTGCCGGTCACGGCCTGGCAAAGCGATACCGCCCTGGACTACGATACCACCTATTACTGGAAGGTAAGGGGCTGCTCGCGGGACAGTCACAGTGCCTGGAGTGCGGTCAGTGCCTTCACCACCGGACCAGCACCACCACCCCCGGCACCGGAGTCGGTGCAACCGTCACCCAACCCCGGGCATCTGGAATCCTCCCCGGCGATTGAACCAGAGCAGCCTCAGTCGCCACCGACTGTAGAGCCGGACCCGGAACCGCTGGCGCCCGACCCGCCGATACAGGAACCCCTGGCGCCGCAATTACCCCCGACACTGCAGACCACGGTTGAGATAGTAGTCCCCGAGTGGGCAACCTACACCATTATTGGACTGCTGGCGGCAATGGTGCTGATTCTGGCCGTTCTGCTGGCCCTGGTAGTAAAGACCAGGCGCTTCTAACAGGGTGCTAAGAGAAGGCAGTTAAAGACGGACCGGGAGAGGGGCCAGGTCAGTAGTCAAGAAGATAGACCTGGGTGCTCTGGGGCAGGTTTGCCCTGGTGATAGAGAGCTTTGGTTGGGAAACGATATCCTTCAACCCCATTTCCCTGAGGAATTCATCCACCGGAGCCAGTCCGCGGTCCAGCACATCAGTCCGGTAGTGCATGGGTATAACCACTTTCGGTTCCAGCTGTCGCACTAACTCGGTGGCGGTTGCGGCATTGATTGTAGACACCCCACCCACCGGAACCAGCAGCACGTCCACGTGCTCTATCTGCTCCAAATGGTCCGCGGTAAGCACGTGCCCCAGGTCACCAATATGGCAGATTGACACCTCATCCACATCCATCAGGTAGACGGTGTTTTTACCCTTCGTCGCCCCCTTTTCGCTGTCATGAAAGGTGGCTATACCGATAATGAGGACGCCGCTGATTTCGTATTCACCGGGCCCCCTGACTGGTCTGAATTCACCACTCACACCCTGGGTATAGGAATGCCCCGGATGCTGATGACTGACGGTGACAATACCTGCCGTGGGCTTCCCCAGGGAATAGCCGTAGTCCGGTGAATACGGGTCGGTGATGATGGTGGCCTGTCTGCCGCGGATACGGAAACAGGAATGTCCCAGCCAGTTGATGTCCATGTATCCCAATATAGCACAGACAATGATATGGTTCAATTAGCAGCCACCCTCCGGCGGCAACCAGCGTCGGCCGTACTGGAAGAGCAAAAAACCTTGACAAGTAAGGGGTGCAGATGGTAATTTAGAGTTGTTAGCACTCTCAACCTTAGACTGCTAACCGGAGACGAAAATGCTATCTCCCAGAACGGAGACCATCCTCAAGTCAATAGTCGGGCAGTACATTGCCAGGGCGATTCCGGTGCCGTCACAGAGCATCATGCATGATTATGGCCTGGCAGTGAGCTCGGCCACCATCCGTAATGAGATGGCACGGCTGGAACAAGGAGGCTACATCACCCGCCCGCACCCTTCGGCCGGAAGCATCCCGTCCGATATGGGTTACCGTTACTATGTCGAGTCTCTGGAAGATATCAAGCTGCCTCCGGCCCAGCAGCGAATGATAAGCCATCTCTTCCATCAGGTGGAGAGCAGGCTGGACGAGTGGTTGAGTCTGACGGCAACACTTCTAGCTCACCTGGCCCACAATATGGCAGTCGTGGCGACACTAAAAACCAGCCGGTGCCGCTACAAGCATATGGAACTGGTCAGTCTCCAGGAGACAACCGCACTGCTGGTCCTGGTACTCCAGGGAGCCAAGGTCAGACAGCAACTGGTGACCTTTGAACAGGAGGTCACCCAGTCGGAGCTAGCCGTAATCTCTATGAAGCTGAACACAGCCTACTCAGGCCTGGCTGCCGAGCAAATCCCAGACCGGGAAGAGACCCTTTCCCCCGTCGAGCAGCAGTTCAGTGATTGCGTACTGAGCGTGATGCGTGACGAAGACGAGGAGGGCAGCACTGAGCCTTACTTCGATGGGCTGCACTTCGTGCTTGAGCAGCCGGAGTTTGCC encodes:
- a CDS encoding MBL fold metallo-hydrolase — encoded protein: MNHIIVCAILGYMDINWLGHSCFRIRGRQATIITDPYSPDYGYSLGKPTAGIVTVSHQHPGHSYTQGVSGEFRPVRGPGEYEISGVLIIGIATFHDSEKGATKGKNTVYLMDVDEVSICHIGDLGHVLTADHLEQIEHVDVLLVPVGGVSTINAATATELVRQLEPKVVIPMHYRTDVLDRGLAPVDEFLREMGLKDIVSQPKLSITRANLPQSTQVYLLDY
- the hrcA gene encoding heat-inducible transcriptional repressor HrcA, which encodes MLSPRTETILKSIVGQYIARAIPVPSQSIMHDYGLAVSSATIRNEMARLEQGGYITRPHPSAGSIPSDMGYRYYVESLEDIKLPPAQQRMISHLFHQVESRLDEWLSLTATLLAHLAHNMAVVATLKTSRCRYKHMELVSLQETTALLVLVLQGAKVRQQLVTFEQEVTQSELAVISMKLNTAYSGLAAEQIPDREETLSPVEQQFSDCVLSVMRDEDEEGSTEPYFDGLHFVLEQPEFADSKHVQALVELTERRSLLKSILPRILPGQGVKVVIGGENESEIIREYSVVVSRYGLLDEAVGTLAIVGPTRMPYARAIAAIDYLSWLLSQMVARLYGREETTRHSAEYQ